In a single window of the Amycolatopsis sp. cg5 genome:
- a CDS encoding GNAT family N-acetyltransferase yields MAHLRPSWELPGEVAEIGYSLDSSYGGRGFGTEAAAAVVDYGLNGLGLPAVWALVHESNVASLNLAERVGFLNVGVDEYYGAPHRVLVALPSKHGRAHHIELWTADLARAEVSFGWLLGELGWREFQRWPAGVSWKLGHTYLVVEQSPALSAGEHERTRPGLNHLAFHVDTRERVGELVAEAGRHGWRTLFTERYPHAGGRDHFAAYLENEDSFEVELVANDHPKAGGTFPQVG; encoded by the coding sequence GTGGCGCATTTGCGGCCGTCGTGGGAATTGCCGGGTGAGGTGGCGGAAATCGGCTACTCGCTTGACAGTTCGTATGGCGGGCGGGGGTTCGGCACCGAGGCGGCCGCGGCCGTTGTCGACTATGGGCTCAACGGGCTCGGACTGCCTGCCGTGTGGGCGTTGGTGCACGAGTCCAATGTGGCCAGCCTGAATTTGGCGGAGCGTGTCGGTTTTCTGAACGTCGGGGTTGACGAGTACTACGGGGCGCCGCATCGGGTTTTGGTCGCTTTGCCGTCGAAACATGGGCGGGCGCACCACATCGAACTGTGGACCGCCGACCTCGCGCGGGCCGAGGTGAGCTTCGGGTGGCTGCTCGGGGAGCTCGGATGGCGGGAATTCCAGCGGTGGCCGGCTGGGGTCAGCTGGAAACTGGGGCACACGTACCTCGTGGTCGAACAATCGCCGGCGTTGTCGGCAGGCGAACATGAGCGGACTCGTCCCGGGTTGAACCATTTGGCCTTTCATGTGGACACGCGGGAGCGGGTCGGCGAACTCGTGGCCGAAGCGGGGCGGCACGGGTGGCGGACGTTGTTCACTGAGCGGTATCCCCATGCCGGTGGGCGGGATCACTTTGCCGCATACCTGGAAAATGAAGACTCGTTCGAGGTCGAGCTCGTCGCAAACGATCACCCGAAAGCTGGGGGCACCTTCCCCCAAGTGGGTTAG
- the aroC gene encoding chorismate synthase has translation MLRWITAGESHGPALAAVLEGMVAGVAVTTADVTEQLERRRLGFGRSPRMQWETDHIEFTGGVRHGLTQGGPVAVHIENAEWPKWEKVMAADPVDPAELEGLARNEKLTRPRPGHADLPGMQKYGFDDARPVLERASARETASRTALGTVARAYLRQLLGVEIISHVVSIGAAEAPEGPLPVASDLAAIDESPVRAFGQEGTDLMVAEVDAVRKAGDTVGGVIEVIAYGLPPGLGSHVHWDRRLDARLAGALMGVQAMKGVEVGDGFTTARRWGSKAHDEIDRGTGPVGVTRRSNRAGGLEGGITNGEPLRVRVAMKPISTVPKALSTVDTATGEPAVAIHQRSDVCAVPRAGVVLESVVALILADAALEKFGGDSLEESKRNAQGYLKALEERW, from the coding sequence GTGTTGCGATGGATAACCGCAGGTGAATCGCACGGCCCCGCGCTTGCCGCCGTGCTGGAGGGCATGGTGGCCGGCGTAGCCGTCACCACCGCCGACGTGACCGAACAACTCGAGCGGCGACGCCTCGGGTTCGGACGCAGTCCGCGAATGCAGTGGGAGACCGACCACATCGAGTTCACCGGTGGGGTCCGGCATGGCCTCACGCAGGGCGGACCGGTGGCGGTGCACATCGAGAACGCCGAATGGCCGAAGTGGGAAAAGGTCATGGCGGCGGACCCGGTGGATCCGGCCGAGCTGGAAGGCTTGGCGCGCAACGAGAAACTGACGCGGCCGCGGCCCGGTCACGCCGACCTGCCTGGAATGCAGAAGTACGGCTTCGACGACGCGCGCCCCGTGCTGGAACGAGCCAGCGCCCGCGAGACCGCCTCGCGCACGGCGCTCGGCACGGTCGCCAGGGCGTACCTGCGTCAGCTGCTCGGCGTCGAGATCATCAGCCACGTCGTGTCGATCGGTGCCGCCGAAGCGCCCGAGGGGCCGCTGCCGGTGGCGTCGGACCTCGCCGCGATCGACGAGAGCCCGGTGCGCGCGTTCGGCCAGGAAGGCACCGACCTGATGGTCGCCGAGGTCGACGCCGTGCGGAAGGCGGGTGACACCGTCGGCGGTGTGATCGAGGTGATCGCCTACGGGCTGCCGCCGGGTCTTGGCTCGCATGTGCACTGGGACCGCAGGCTCGACGCCAGGCTCGCCGGTGCGCTCATGGGCGTGCAGGCGATGAAGGGCGTCGAGGTCGGCGACGGCTTCACCACCGCGCGGCGGTGGGGGAGCAAGGCGCACGACGAGATCGACCGCGGTACCGGCCCGGTCGGTGTCACGCGGCGGTCCAATCGCGCCGGTGGGCTCGAAGGCGGCATCACCAACGGCGAGCCGCTGCGCGTGCGCGTCGCGATGAAGCCGATCTCGACGGTGCCCAAGGCGCTGTCCACTGTGGACACCGCGACGGGTGAGCCTGCCGTGGCGATCCACCAGCGGTCGGACGTGTGCGCGGTGCCGCGCGCGGGTGTCGTGCTGGAGTCGGTGGTCGCGCTGATCCTCGCGGACGCCGCGCTGGAGAAGTTCGGCGGCGACTCGCTCGAGGAGAGCAAGCGCAACGCGCAGGGCTACCTGAAGGCGCTCGAGGAGCGCTGGTGA
- a CDS encoding beta-xylosidase: MRLFRRGGRRVTVVPVIVLSAVALVAGCSGETAQPLAEGGRQGAIGGGKPGRAADVELATDGSRASGVVAAGGADAVYNYGPAVMAEGGRVRMWWCSQLGSAAPAGDDILYAEAPTADGPFAEPKAVLSGNPGAFDGVHTCDPSVLRVGGTYYLYYTGAAGDHAFGNAIGLATSADGVNWTRANGGGAILGPARDVHRDNVYGAGQPSVVFLDGWYYLMFTDTTGRAAGWNGAGQFVIRSQDPAFTRGVEALGECGFERASGTNAPRTRSVVDGFSADLMWVEALDAFAIAHETFEGTTVTFFDRDFKMNPFRPVVVQGPWQEGPGLVRRADGHAPLSAENPCDRVPLDVVRATVIGGAKAPTDLKHFGIDVKGIGACADRKRAMTILDGLAAPSPSRTMDLLVGGKLVRVDRRSVAGALATRVLDRRPPEFDALPVAARLASSAKAVRAPDRGIGLVLDDGKLWPVGSADVAGMNDSPVEEITTAQWDAYPAGSPLAR, encoded by the coding sequence ATGAGGTTGTTTCGTCGTGGGGGACGGCGAGTCACGGTCGTACCGGTGATCGTTCTGAGCGCGGTCGCTTTGGTCGCGGGCTGTAGCGGTGAGACGGCTCAACCGCTCGCCGAGGGCGGCAGGCAGGGTGCGATCGGCGGCGGGAAGCCCGGTCGTGCCGCCGACGTCGAACTCGCCACCGACGGCTCTCGGGCGTCGGGTGTCGTCGCGGCCGGTGGGGCCGACGCCGTCTACAACTACGGGCCCGCCGTCATGGCCGAGGGCGGCCGGGTTCGCATGTGGTGGTGCAGCCAGCTGGGCTCGGCCGCTCCCGCGGGCGACGACATCCTGTACGCCGAGGCGCCGACGGCCGACGGGCCGTTCGCCGAGCCGAAGGCCGTGCTGTCGGGCAATCCCGGTGCGTTCGACGGGGTGCACACCTGCGATCCGTCGGTGCTGCGCGTCGGCGGAACCTACTACCTCTACTACACCGGGGCCGCCGGTGATCACGCGTTCGGGAACGCGATCGGGCTCGCCACCAGCGCCGATGGTGTCAACTGGACGCGGGCGAACGGTGGCGGCGCGATACTCGGGCCCGCGCGTGACGTGCATCGGGACAACGTCTACGGCGCGGGGCAGCCGTCCGTGGTCTTCCTCGATGGCTGGTACTACCTGATGTTCACCGACACGACGGGGCGGGCGGCCGGGTGGAACGGCGCGGGCCAGTTCGTCATCCGATCCCAGGATCCGGCGTTCACCAGGGGCGTCGAGGCGCTCGGTGAGTGCGGGTTCGAACGTGCGTCGGGCACGAACGCGCCGCGCACCCGGTCGGTCGTCGATGGGTTCAGCGCCGACCTGATGTGGGTCGAGGCGCTCGATGCCTTCGCCATCGCGCACGAGACCTTCGAGGGCACCACGGTCACCTTCTTCGACCGCGACTTCAAGATGAACCCGTTTCGCCCGGTGGTCGTCCAGGGACCTTGGCAAGAGGGGCCTGGCCTCGTCCGGCGTGCGGACGGCCACGCGCCTTTGTCGGCGGAGAACCCGTGTGACCGGGTGCCGCTCGACGTGGTGCGCGCGACCGTCATCGGCGGTGCGAAAGCGCCGACGGATTTGAAGCACTTCGGGATCGATGTGAAAGGGATCGGCGCGTGCGCCGACCGGAAACGGGCGATGACGATCCTCGACGGGCTGGCCGCACCGTCGCCTTCGCGGACGATGGATCTGCTGGTCGGCGGGAAACTCGTGCGGGTGGATCGGCGGTCCGTCGCCGGTGCGCTGGCGACGCGGGTGCTGGATCGGCGTCCGCCGGAGTTCGACGCACTGCCGGTCGCGGCGCGGCTGGCGTCATCCGCCAAGGCCGTTCGGGCGCCTGACCGGGGGATTGGTCTCGTGCTCGACGACGGGAAGCTGTGGCCGGTCGGTTCCGCCGATGTCGCGGGGATGAACGACTCGCCGGTCGAGGAGATCACCACCGCGCAGTGGGACGCCTATCCGGCGGGTTCGCCGCTCGCGCGCTGA
- the aroQ gene encoding type II 3-dehydroquinate dehydratase, translated as MKAFVLNGPNLGRLGKREPSVYGSTTYEDLVALCVKAGADLGIEVDVRQTDNEAEMVGWLHEASDNGNPVVLNAAAWTHYSIAVRDAAAQLSAPLLEVHISNVHKREEFRRHSVLSDIATGVIVGLGVDGYPLALKWLADNAG; from the coding sequence GTGAAGGCTTTCGTGCTCAACGGGCCCAATCTCGGCAGGCTCGGCAAGCGCGAGCCGTCGGTGTACGGCTCGACGACGTACGAGGACCTGGTCGCGTTGTGCGTCAAGGCGGGTGCCGATCTCGGCATCGAGGTCGATGTCCGGCAAACCGACAACGAAGCCGAAATGGTCGGCTGGCTGCACGAAGCGAGTGACAACGGCAATCCCGTGGTACTCAACGCCGCCGCGTGGACGCACTACTCGATAGCCGTGCGCGACGCCGCCGCCCAGCTGAGCGCGCCGCTGCTCGAGGTGCATATCTCGAATGTGCACAAGCGGGAAGAATTCCGGCGCCACAGCGTGCTTTCCGACATCGCGACGGGCGTGATCGTCGGGTTGGGCGTCGATGGTTACCCGCTCGCGTTGAAGTGGCTGGCCGACAACGCCGGATGA
- a CDS encoding B-4DMT family transporter: MPAWLLRGLGMAVLHGAAATILAKIAVLRPTDSTVSSSIVIALLIGAAALWSAIDAWLRRTDLGRTWFIAALVAGVVSAPLTVIGKAVFVDQTGASALGEALTGGAAFTALMVLIPAGLGMFVGGRLDPPGAGKKTDESRPAPDDQRASGEPAG, translated from the coding sequence ATGCCAGCCTGGTTGCTCCGCGGACTCGGCATGGCCGTCCTGCACGGCGCCGCCGCGACCATTCTCGCCAAGATCGCCGTGCTGCGCCCCACCGACAGCACGGTCAGCTCGTCGATCGTCATCGCGCTGCTGATCGGGGCCGCGGCGCTGTGGAGCGCGATCGACGCGTGGCTGCGCCGCACCGACCTCGGCCGCACCTGGTTCATCGCGGCGCTGGTCGCGGGTGTGGTGTCCGCCCCGCTGACCGTCATCGGCAAGGCGGTGTTCGTCGATCAGACCGGCGCGTCCGCGCTCGGCGAGGCGCTCACCGGCGGCGCCGCGTTCACCGCGCTCATGGTCCTCATCCCGGCGGGTTTGGGCATGTTCGTCGGCGGCAGGCTGGACCCACCCGGCGCCGGCAAGAAAACCGACGAAAGCAGGCCTGCCCCGGATGATCAGCGCGCGAGCGGCGAACCCGCCGGATAG
- a CDS encoding transcriptional regulator: protein MGDYAKALGAKLRGIRQQQGLSLHGVEQKSGGRWKAVVVGSYERGDRAVTVQKLAELADFYGVPVVELLPEGRVPSGAEPATKIVINLERLQQLPAEKVGPLARYAATIQSQRGDYNGKVLSIRTEDLRSLAIIYDMTPGELTEQLIDWGVLPPEARPSKED, encoded by the coding sequence ATGGGCGATTACGCCAAGGCGCTCGGGGCCAAGCTCCGCGGGATCCGGCAGCAGCAGGGCCTGTCCCTGCACGGGGTCGAGCAGAAGTCCGGCGGGCGCTGGAAGGCCGTCGTCGTGGGCTCGTACGAGCGCGGCGACCGCGCCGTGACCGTCCAGAAGCTGGCCGAGCTGGCCGACTTCTACGGGGTGCCCGTGGTGGAGCTGCTGCCGGAGGGCCGCGTTCCGTCCGGTGCCGAGCCCGCCACCAAGATCGTCATCAACCTGGAGCGGCTCCAGCAGCTGCCCGCGGAGAAGGTCGGGCCGCTCGCGCGGTACGCGGCCACCATCCAGAGCCAGCGCGGCGACTACAACGGCAAGGTGCTCTCGATCCGGACCGAGGACCTGCGCTCGCTGGCGATCATCTACGACATGACGCCTGGGGAACTCACCGAGCAGCTGATCGACTGGGGTGTGCTGCCTCCTGAAGCCCGCCCGTCCAAAGAGGACTGA
- a CDS encoding aspartate carbamoyltransferase catalytic subunit — protein sequence MKHLLATDGLDPAFATAVLDTADELKHTLLGREVRKLPTLRGRTVISMFYENSTRTRVSFEIAGKWMSADVINVSASSSSVNKGESLRDTALTLAAAGADCLIVRHPASGAAQRLAGWLSHVGTAVVNAGDGTHEHPTQALLDAATLRERLGSVEGRRIAIVGDVLHSRVARSNIHLLAALGAEVVLVAPPTLLPVGVESLPVTVSHELDAELPTVDAVMMLRVQAERMHGGFFPSAREYSISYGLNEKRLKVLPEHAVVLHPGPMLRGMEIASAVADSPASAITEQVRNGVHVRMAVLYHLLAGEGAAA from the coding sequence ATGAAGCACCTGCTCGCCACCGACGGGCTCGACCCGGCGTTCGCGACAGCCGTGCTCGACACCGCCGACGAGCTGAAGCACACCCTGCTCGGGCGTGAGGTGCGCAAGCTCCCGACGCTGCGGGGCCGCACGGTCATCTCGATGTTCTACGAGAACTCCACCCGCACTAGGGTTTCGTTCGAGATCGCGGGCAAGTGGATGAGCGCCGACGTGATCAACGTCTCGGCGTCCAGCTCCTCGGTCAACAAGGGCGAGTCCCTGCGCGACACCGCGCTGACGCTGGCCGCGGCGGGCGCGGACTGCCTGATCGTGCGGCACCCGGCCTCCGGCGCCGCCCAGCGCCTCGCCGGCTGGCTCTCGCACGTCGGCACGGCCGTGGTCAACGCCGGCGACGGAACGCACGAGCACCCCACCCAGGCGCTGCTCGACGCCGCCACGCTGCGGGAACGGCTCGGCTCGGTCGAGGGCCGCCGCATCGCGATCGTCGGTGATGTCCTGCACAGCCGGGTCGCCCGCTCGAACATCCACCTGCTGGCCGCGCTCGGCGCCGAGGTGGTGCTCGTCGCACCGCCGACGCTGCTGCCGGTCGGTGTCGAAAGCCTGCCCGTCACCGTTTCGCACGAATTGGACGCGGAACTGCCCACGGTCGACGCGGTCATGATGCTTCGCGTCCAAGCCGAGCGGATGCACGGCGGGTTCTTCCCGTCCGCCCGCGAGTACTCGATCTCCTACGGGCTCAACGAGAAACGTCTCAAGGTGCTGCCCGAGCACGCCGTCGTGCTGCACCCCGGTCCCATGCTGCGTGGCATGGAGATCGCCTCCGCCGTCGCCGACTCTCCGGCCTCGGCCATCACCGAACAGGTCCGCAACGGGGTGCACGTCCGGATGGCCGTGCTCTACCACCTGCTGGCCGGAGAAGGAGCTGCCGCGTGA
- a CDS encoding shikimate kinase, with product MSPRAVVVGPPGSGKSTVGPLLAAELGVGFRDADEDIVSTAGKSISDIFAEDGEPVFREMEAEAIAVALDEHDGVLSLGGGAVLAEVTRKRLSGHVVVFLNVGMAEGVQRCGLSTARPLLAGVNPRATYKALLDARLPVYREVATIEVDTDHRTPEEIVAEVGRRLAESVTEGAQ from the coding sequence GTGAGCCCACGCGCGGTGGTCGTCGGCCCGCCGGGCTCTGGCAAGAGCACCGTCGGGCCGTTGCTCGCGGCCGAGCTCGGTGTCGGGTTCCGCGACGCCGACGAGGACATCGTCAGCACGGCAGGGAAGTCCATTTCGGACATCTTCGCCGAGGACGGCGAGCCGGTTTTCCGTGAGATGGAAGCCGAAGCCATCGCTGTCGCGCTCGATGAGCACGACGGCGTGCTTTCGCTCGGCGGCGGTGCGGTGCTCGCCGAAGTCACTCGGAAACGCCTGAGCGGGCACGTTGTCGTTTTTTTGAACGTCGGCATGGCGGAAGGCGTCCAGCGCTGCGGTTTGTCCACCGCGCGGCCACTGCTGGCCGGAGTGAACCCGCGTGCGACCTACAAGGCGTTGCTCGACGCGAGGCTGCCGGTTTACCGCGAGGTGGCCACGATCGAGGTCGACACCGACCACCGCACGCCCGAGGAGATCGTCGCCGAAGTAGGGCGGCGTTTAGCGGAATCCGTTACAGAAGGAGCGCAATGA
- the aroB gene encoding 3-dehydroquinate synthase: MTDPVRVEVKTGQPYEVVIGRGLLGELTQVLAGASKVALIHPPTLTATAEAVRDELIAAGLDAHRVEIPDAEDGKALSVAAFCWEVLGRIGLDRQGVVVGLGGGAVTDLAGFVAATWMRGVRLVNVPTTLLGMVDAAVGGKTGINTEAGKNLVGAFHEPTAVLVDLATLETLPANELVAGMAEVVKTGFIADPRILELVEADPKAAVDPSGDVLAELVRRSIQVKADVVGADLRESDLREILNYGHTLGHAIERREKYRWRHGAAVSVGLVFAAELARLAGRLDDATAERHAAVLELLGLPTKYDADALPNLIETMKGDKKSRSGMLRFVVLDGLAKPGRLEGPDPALLAAAYSAVAADAKPGGTVLL; encoded by the coding sequence ATGACCGACCCGGTCCGTGTCGAGGTCAAGACCGGACAGCCCTACGAAGTCGTGATCGGCCGCGGTCTGCTCGGTGAGCTGACCCAGGTGCTCGCCGGCGCGTCGAAGGTGGCGCTGATCCACCCGCCGACGCTGACCGCGACCGCGGAGGCCGTCCGCGATGAGCTCATCGCCGCCGGGCTGGACGCGCATCGCGTCGAAATTCCCGACGCCGAAGACGGCAAGGCGCTGTCCGTGGCCGCGTTCTGCTGGGAAGTGCTGGGGCGCATCGGCCTCGACCGGCAGGGCGTGGTCGTCGGACTCGGTGGCGGTGCGGTGACCGACCTGGCCGGGTTCGTGGCGGCCACGTGGATGCGCGGCGTGCGTTTGGTCAATGTTCCGACAACGCTGCTCGGCATGGTCGACGCGGCGGTCGGCGGCAAGACCGGGATCAACACCGAGGCCGGCAAGAACCTGGTCGGCGCTTTCCACGAGCCGACGGCCGTTTTGGTCGATTTGGCGACGCTGGAGACCCTGCCCGCGAACGAACTCGTCGCCGGGATGGCCGAGGTCGTCAAGACCGGGTTCATCGCCGACCCCCGGATCCTCGAACTCGTCGAGGCCGACCCGAAGGCCGCCGTGGACCCGTCCGGTGACGTGCTCGCGGAGCTGGTGCGGCGTTCGATCCAGGTCAAGGCCGATGTCGTCGGGGCCGACCTGCGTGAGTCGGACCTGCGGGAGATCCTGAACTACGGGCACACACTCGGGCATGCCATCGAACGGCGCGAAAAGTACCGGTGGCGGCACGGTGCCGCAGTCAGCGTCGGGCTGGTTTTCGCCGCCGAGCTGGCGCGCCTGGCCGGGCGGCTCGACGACGCGACGGCCGAACGGCACGCCGCGGTGCTCGAATTGCTCGGTTTGCCGACGAAATACGACGCCGACGCGTTGCCGAATCTGATCGAGACCATGAAGGGCGACAAGAAGTCGCGCTCCGGGATGCTGCGGTTCGTCGTGCTCGACGGGCTCGCCAAGCCGGGCAGGCTCGAAGGTCCCGACCCCGCGCTCCTCGCCGCCGCGTACTCCGCGGTCGCGGCCGACGCCAAGCCAGGCGGGACGGTGCTGCTGTGA
- the nusB gene encoding transcription antitermination factor NusB: MADSSKPGKHPQRGGPISRRQARKRAVEMLYEAAQRDADAVTLLAGRVGSTDVDPIADYTISLVEGVTARREAIDELLAEHAQGWTIDRMPPVDLAVLRVGVWELLWAEDVPDPVAIDEAVGLAKELSTDDSPRFVNGVLGRIGTIADRLRAVL; encoded by the coding sequence ATGGCCGATTCTTCGAAGCCGGGCAAGCACCCCCAGCGCGGCGGCCCGATCAGCCGTCGCCAGGCCCGCAAGCGGGCGGTCGAGATGCTGTACGAGGCCGCCCAGCGCGACGCCGACGCGGTGACGCTGCTCGCGGGCCGGGTCGGCTCGACCGACGTCGACCCGATCGCGGACTACACCATCTCGCTGGTCGAGGGGGTCACCGCGCGGCGGGAGGCGATCGACGAGCTGCTCGCCGAGCACGCGCAGGGCTGGACGATCGACCGCATGCCGCCGGTGGACCTGGCGGTGCTGCGGGTCGGCGTCTGGGAACTGCTGTGGGCCGAGGACGTGCCGGACCCGGTGGCGATCGACGAGGCCGTCGGGCTGGCGAAGGAACTGTCCACGGACGACTCGCCGCGGTTCGTCAACGGCGTGCTCGGCCGCATCGGCACGATCGCCGACCGGTTGCGAGCGGTGCTTTAA
- the pyrR gene encoding bifunctional pyr operon transcriptional regulator/uracil phosphoribosyltransferase PyrR codes for MAPRTRGAAEPVGERELLSSGDVARTIARMAHQVIEKTALGAASASVPVLLGIPTRGTPLAERLAERVEEFSGVRPPTGALDVTLYRDDLRRKPTRALEHSQLPPTGIEDRVVVLVDDVLFSGRTIRAALDALRDIGRPRSVQLAVLVDRGHRELPIRADYVGKNVPTSRAEDVAVLLSEVDGRDAVLLRSNPQSDPQGETE; via the coding sequence TTGGCGCCACGTACCCGTGGCGCGGCGGAGCCGGTCGGTGAGCGGGAGCTGCTCTCCTCCGGCGATGTCGCGCGCACGATCGCCCGAATGGCCCATCAGGTCATCGAGAAGACCGCACTCGGTGCGGCTTCCGCCTCGGTGCCCGTTCTGCTCGGTATCCCCACCAGGGGGACACCGCTGGCCGAACGGCTCGCCGAGCGCGTCGAAGAATTCTCCGGCGTCCGCCCGCCCACCGGGGCGCTCGACGTGACGCTGTATCGCGACGATCTCCGTCGCAAACCCACCAGGGCTCTCGAACATTCACAGCTGCCGCCCACCGGCATCGAGGACCGCGTCGTCGTGCTCGTCGACGACGTGCTGTTCTCCGGCCGGACCATTCGCGCCGCGCTCGACGCGCTGAGGGACATCGGCAGGCCCCGTTCGGTCCAGCTCGCGGTCCTCGTCGACCGCGGGCATCGTGAGCTGCCCATCAGGGCGGATTACGTCGGCAAGAACGTGCCCACTTCGCGCGCCGAGGACGTCGCCGTGCTGCTGTCCGAAGTGGACGGCCGCGATGCCGTGCTCCTGCGCAGCAATCCCCAGAGCGATCCCCAGGGAGAAACCGAATGA
- a CDS encoding M24 family metallopeptidase: MPETHAHRRAALGALIRDAGLDALLVTDLLNIRYLTGFTGSNAALLVHGAGDEHTVFCTDGRYTTQSAAQVPDLERVLERASALALAARAGEQGQYGRSGFESQHVSVEMYDTLNAKFGGELKRAPGLVERLRLVKDEQEIDALRQACSAADRALSDLIMHGGLRPGRTEQEVARDLENRMLDHGSEIRSFESIVAAGANSAIPHHRPTGAVLAKGDFVKLDFGATVDGYHSDMTRMVVLGEPADWQREIYDLVFRSQAAGVEAVLPGADVAAVDKASRDVIADAGHAEHFAHGLGHGVGLEVHEAPSLATTGVGTLSAGMAVTVEPGVYLAGRGGVRIEDTLVVRDGRPELLTLSTKELVVV; encoded by the coding sequence GTGCCTGAAACCCATGCTCACCGCCGCGCCGCCCTGGGTGCCTTGATCCGAGACGCCGGGCTCGACGCGCTGCTGGTCACCGATCTGCTGAACATCCGCTACCTGACCGGGTTCACCGGTTCGAACGCGGCGTTGCTGGTGCACGGCGCCGGCGACGAGCACACCGTGTTCTGCACCGATGGCCGCTACACCACCCAGTCCGCCGCCCAGGTCCCCGATCTCGAGCGGGTCTTGGAGCGGGCCAGCGCGCTCGCGCTCGCCGCCCGTGCCGGCGAACAGGGCCAGTACGGGCGCTCCGGCTTCGAGAGCCAGCACGTCAGCGTGGAGATGTACGACACGCTCAACGCGAAGTTCGGCGGCGAGCTCAAGCGCGCGCCCGGACTCGTCGAGCGGCTGCGGCTGGTCAAGGACGAGCAGGAGATCGACGCGCTGCGTCAGGCGTGCTCAGCCGCCGACCGCGCGCTGTCCGACCTGATCATGCACGGCGGCCTGCGTCCCGGCCGTACCGAGCAGGAGGTCGCCAGGGACCTCGAGAACCGCATGCTCGACCACGGGTCCGAGATCCGGTCCTTCGAGTCGATCGTCGCCGCCGGCGCCAACTCGGCCATCCCGCACCACCGCCCGACCGGCGCCGTGCTGGCCAAGGGCGACTTCGTGAAGCTCGACTTCGGCGCCACCGTCGACGGCTACCACTCGGACATGACCCGCATGGTCGTGCTCGGCGAGCCGGCCGATTGGCAGCGGGAGATCTATGACCTCGTGTTCCGCTCGCAGGCGGCCGGTGTCGAAGCCGTTCTGCCCGGCGCCGACGTCGCCGCGGTGGACAAGGCCTCGCGCGACGTGATCGCCGACGCCGGCCACGCCGAGCACTTCGCGCACGGCCTCGGCCACGGCGTCGGGCTCGAGGTGCACGAGGCACCGAGCCTGGCCACGACGGGCGTCGGTACACTGTCCGCCGGTATGGCGGTCACCGTCGAGCCCGGTGTCTATCTCGCCGGCCGCGGTGGCGTGCGCATCGAGGACACGCTGGTCGTGCGGGACGGCAGGCCCGAACTCCTCACCCTGAGCACCAAAGAACTCGTGGTCGTCTAA
- the efp gene encoding elongation factor P, with amino-acid sequence MATTNDLKNGLVLKLDNQLWSVIAFQHVKPGKGGAFVRTTLKHVLTGKVVDKTFNAGTKVETATVDRRNMSYLYKEGEDFVFMDLETYDQITVLKEVVGDNANYLLENTEVQVAVHEGAPLYIELPTSIEIEVKHTDPGLQGDRSTGGTKPAILVTGAEIQVPLFLTTGEIIKVDTRDGRYLGRVSS; translated from the coding sequence GTGGCCACCACCAACGACCTGAAGAACGGTCTGGTCCTCAAGCTCGACAACCAGCTGTGGAGCGTCATCGCGTTCCAGCACGTCAAGCCGGGCAAGGGCGGCGCCTTCGTGCGCACCACCCTCAAGCACGTGCTGACCGGCAAGGTCGTCGACAAGACGTTCAACGCCGGCACCAAGGTGGAGACCGCGACCGTCGACCGCCGCAACATGTCCTACCTCTACAAGGAGGGCGAGGACTTCGTCTTCATGGACCTGGAGACCTACGACCAGATCACCGTGCTCAAGGAGGTCGTCGGCGACAACGCCAACTACCTGCTGGAGAACACCGAGGTCCAGGTCGCGGTGCACGAGGGCGCCCCGCTCTACATCGAGCTGCCGACCTCGATCGAGATCGAGGTCAAGCACACCGACCCCGGCCTGCAGGGCGACCGCTCCACCGGCGGCACCAAGCCGGCCATCCTGGTCACCGGCGCCGAGATCCAGGTCCCGCTGTTCCTGACCACCGGCGAGATCATCAAGGTCGACACCCGTGACGGGCGCTACCTCGGCCGCGTTTCCAGCTGA